The Halomonas sp. 7T genome contains a region encoding:
- the fliF gene encoding flagellar basal-body MS-ring/collar protein FliF — translation MSETGATAGRQNSTTQNAPHSETKNTPAVERMLKQLRGNPLVVLLVAAAASIAIIAALFMWASSPEYRVLYSNLSEADGGRIIAELDSRGIPYQFSEGGQALLVQGEQVHTLRLQLAEQGLPRGGNIGLELMDNQAFGISQFAEQVNFQRGLEGELARSIESLGPVENVRVHLSMAKPSVFIRDREPAKASIVLTLSPGRVLGEGQVSAIVHMVSSSVPELSTENVTVVDQNGRLLTANSAQGSDLDGTQLAYITEVERSYQRRIENILSPILGSDNVRAQVAAQIDFSRREETSERYGPNQAPNESAVRSRQLSLSYDGEDPLATGIPGALSNTPPGVAPAPINQPDAEEGEEDLPDNALRNLRQDDVVNYEVDRSIEHIQHRLGQVQRLSAAVVVNFRRVVNEEGEVEQVALSPEEVAQLERLVQQAMGFSLARGDQVEVVNTPFASTDEATEEAEWWQRPEVLSLASTLGRYLLVAMAALLLYLLILRPLIKRYTQTPVMAPAMPGTGTGSTFSTSVGDENEDQEEEASSEEDDTYSNKPKRRRKTSLYEHNLNDLREMAQEDPRMVAMIIRSWMNSHE, via the coding sequence ATGAGCGAAACTGGTGCTACGGCAGGCCGTCAAAACAGTACGACACAAAACGCCCCACACAGTGAGACTAAAAACACGCCCGCGGTTGAGCGCATGCTGAAGCAGCTGCGCGGCAACCCTCTGGTCGTGCTATTGGTCGCCGCTGCTGCGTCTATTGCTATTATTGCGGCTCTGTTCATGTGGGCCAGCAGCCCTGAATACCGCGTGCTCTACAGTAATCTCAGCGAAGCCGACGGCGGACGAATCATTGCTGAACTTGATAGCCGAGGCATTCCCTATCAATTCAGCGAGGGCGGCCAAGCACTATTAGTACAAGGCGAACAGGTTCACACACTTAGACTTCAGCTTGCTGAGCAAGGCCTGCCTCGTGGCGGCAATATTGGCCTTGAGCTGATGGATAACCAAGCCTTCGGTATTAGTCAGTTTGCTGAGCAGGTCAACTTTCAGCGCGGCTTAGAGGGCGAATTAGCACGCTCCATTGAATCGCTAGGCCCCGTAGAAAACGTTCGTGTTCACCTATCCATGGCCAAGCCGTCAGTCTTTATACGCGACAGAGAGCCTGCCAAAGCCTCTATTGTATTGACACTCTCACCCGGCCGGGTATTAGGTGAAGGTCAAGTCAGCGCCATTGTGCACATGGTCTCTAGCAGCGTACCCGAGCTATCGACCGAAAACGTCACCGTTGTCGACCAAAACGGCCGTTTACTGACCGCTAATTCTGCCCAGGGCAGTGACCTTGATGGCACACAGCTGGCTTATATCACCGAAGTAGAGCGCTCCTACCAGCGCCGTATCGAAAATATCCTTTCGCCCATTCTAGGCAGTGATAACGTGCGTGCCCAGGTAGCCGCACAGATCGACTTTTCACGCCGTGAAGAGACGTCAGAGCGCTATGGCCCTAACCAAGCGCCCAATGAGTCAGCCGTGCGCAGCCGCCAATTAAGTCTTTCTTATGACGGGGAAGACCCCTTAGCCACGGGTATACCCGGCGCACTTAGCAATACGCCGCCCGGGGTAGCACCGGCTCCTATTAATCAGCCAGACGCTGAGGAGGGAGAAGAAGACCTACCAGACAACGCGCTGCGCAACCTGCGCCAAGACGATGTCGTTAACTACGAAGTTGATCGTAGCATTGAGCATATCCAGCATCGGCTAGGGCAGGTTCAGCGCCTTTCTGCGGCGGTGGTCGTCAATTTCCGCCGTGTTGTTAATGAAGAAGGCGAAGTAGAACAAGTCGCCTTAAGCCCTGAAGAAGTTGCCCAGCTTGAGCGCCTTGTTCAACAGGCAATGGGCTTTTCGTTGGCAAGGGGCGACCAAGTCGAGGTCGTCAACACGCCCTTTGCCAGTACTGACGAGGCGACAGAAGAAGCCGAGTGGTGGCAACGGCCCGAGGTACTCTCGCTTGCCTCCACGCTGGGGCGCTACCTACTTGTCGCCATGGCTGCGCTGCTGCTTTATCTGCTGATACTGCGTCCGCTGATCAAGCGCTACACGCAGACACCGGTCATGGCCCCCGCCATGCCTGGCACTGGCACTGGCAGCACCTTTAGCACCAGCGTCGGCGATGAAAATGAGGATCAAGAGGAAGAAGCGTCGTCAGAGGAAGATGACACCTATAGCAATAAGCCAAAACGTCGCCGTAAAACGTCGCTGTACGAACACAATCTTAACGACCTGCGAGAAATGGCCCAGGAAGACCCCCGTATGGTCGCGATGATTATCCGCAGCTGGATGAATTCTCATGAGTAG
- the fliG gene encoding flagellar motor switch protein FliG produces MSSSIAEMSGSRKSAILLLALDEDSAAEVFKFLSAGEVQEISMEMARLQQVSHEDMKAVLEAFHRETEEFVALNLNSSEHIRSVLTKALGSERATSLIEDILETTGGNSGIDALNLMEASMVSELIRDEHPQIIATILVHLDRHQAADILELFEEKLRNDVVLRIATFSGVQPAALQELTEVLTSMLDGQNLKRSKMGGVRTAAEILNLMNSSQEEVAIETVRSHSEDLAQKIIDEMFLFENLLDLDNRAIQMVLQEVETNSLVVALKGAQDALVDKFLRNMSQRAADLVREDMEARGPIRVSQVETEQKAILQVVRRLADSGEIVLSGGDDEYV; encoded by the coding sequence ATGAGTAGCTCTATTGCCGAAATGAGCGGATCGCGTAAAAGCGCCATCCTCTTGCTTGCCCTTGATGAAGATAGCGCCGCCGAAGTGTTTAAGTTTCTGAGCGCCGGCGAAGTGCAAGAGATCAGTATGGAAATGGCGCGCTTACAACAAGTCTCCCACGAGGATATGAAGGCGGTCTTAGAAGCATTCCATCGTGAGACTGAAGAGTTTGTGGCGCTCAACCTCAACTCTAGCGAGCATATTCGCTCTGTGCTTACCAAAGCCCTTGGCAGTGAGCGCGCTACCAGTCTCATTGAGGACATTCTTGAGACGACAGGGGGGAACTCAGGTATTGATGCGCTGAACCTGATGGAAGCCTCCATGGTGTCAGAGCTTATTCGCGATGAGCATCCACAGATTATTGCCACCATTTTGGTGCATTTGGATCGCCATCAGGCTGCCGACATTCTCGAACTGTTTGAAGAGAAACTGCGCAACGATGTGGTGCTACGTATTGCCACCTTCAGCGGTGTTCAGCCAGCGGCTCTGCAAGAGCTGACCGAGGTACTCACCAGCATGTTGGATGGTCAAAACCTCAAGCGCAGCAAAATGGGCGGCGTAAGAACAGCGGCCGAAATTTTGAACCTGATGAACTCTTCTCAGGAAGAAGTCGCCATCGAAACCGTGCGTTCACACAGCGAAGACCTTGCACAGAAAATTATCGACGAAATGTTCCTGTTCGAGAATCTGCTCGACCTGGACAACCGTGCCATCCAGATGGTGCTGCAAGAAGTCGAAACCAACTCCCTGGTGGTGGCTCTCAAAGGCGCTCAAGATGCGCTGGTCGACAAGTTCCTGCGCAATATGTCTCAGCGGGCAGCGGACCTGGTACGCGAAGATATGGAAGCGCGCGGCCCCATCCGGGTGTCTCAAGTCGAGACCGAGCAAAAAGCCATTCTGCAAGTGGTGCGCCGCTTAGCGGACTCTGGCGAGATCGTCTTGTCGGGTGGAGATGATGAGTATGTCTAA